One window of the Delphinus delphis chromosome 20, mDelDel1.2, whole genome shotgun sequence genome contains the following:
- the PMFBP1 gene encoding polyamine-modulated factor 1-binding protein 1 yields MKDEAGERDREVSSLNSKLLSLQADIKNLHDVCKRQEKTLQETQLCVEEEMMDSGHDKKQVSAFEESHMEFEPNKQCHLRQLQQLKKKLLALQQELEFRTEELQTSYCSLLQYQSILEKETSDLVILHHHCKMKEDEVILYEEETGNHNENTGEKLHLAQEQLVLARDKILSLERSLNLYRDKYQTSLSSIELLECRVKILEGELSRIVGQEPKSNGDHSKVHICTSPCMIQEHQETLKRLSEVWQKVSEQDDLIKELRNKLACSNALVLEREEALIKLQADFASYIATHRHPSSSSEDCEDIKKILKHLQEQKDSQCLHVEECQNLVKDLRTELEAVSEQKKSIMEDMLKLELDLHRLREETSARLERKDKEVVILQQRLQELQVQFTETQKLGLKKDKLLQEKDEMLQELEKDLAQVKNTLVKKEMELEKQQCMTRELEVAIQEERRDKCKAEYGHLGAEIKKLKDCLEDAKQQHRLAAQQAAQYKEEAILAKGNLEDCHRKLQSCICLEKQKAETIQELRRELQKLQKDSLMAEEELAPSRKRIEELTSELSEFSRKLEISEKEKRQLQKTVTEQDVKLNDLLDRINHIQHQNRKQASSKCSLEEQLQEETRLLEEKQEQLKKSKEQEKLLQQELEIFRQEGKKKEKMSKENLRKLEEENDNLKSQLKQCSAQLDSSLCKQNSTQQINQELTRKIILQKETMASLQIQLDKAAAKEKQYLQTTVSKDVYEEVCRKSASCQDDLTQALDKLSHSTSETKSLHQILTQAQDRKIQLEEEVIAYEERMKKLNVELKKLQGFQQQSELEVQAFDKKLEDMSNQVLQWQKQHQRDLEVLAAKEEQLRAFREEMRALKESLLADGTESCCLSQRSAPKDTCRLHRENDQIMSNMEQWAKEQKIANEKLGNKLREQVKYITKLTGEKDHLHNVMVHLQKENKKLKNEIEEKKLKAGPSRVCTKALWPSKTDPTSRGKVYGTLDWRGITQDVSRRMDITKSVGMPHCSVSGIHFRVIAKKRFCTSRKRISYHLRKRW; encoded by the exons GATAAGAAGCAAGTGTCAGCATTTGAGGAGTCACACATGGAGTTTGAGCCCAATAAACAGTGTCATCTGAGACAACTCCAACAGCTCAAGAAAAAGTTGCTGGCGCTTCAGCAAGAACTGGAGTTTCGCACCGAGGAGCTGCAGACTTCTTACTGTTCCCTCCTGCAGTATCAGTCCATCCTGGAGAAGGAGACTTCCGACCTGGTCATTCTCCACCATCACTGCAAGATGAAAGAAGATGAG GTGATTCTCTATGAGGAGGAAACAGGAAATCATAATGAGAACACAGGGGAGAAGCTCCATTTGGCCCAGGAGCAACTCGTCTTGGCAAGGGACAAAATCCTCTCCCTAGAAAGGAGCTTAAACCTCTACAGGGATAAATACCAGACTTCCCTGAGCAGCATCGAGTTACTGGAGTGCCGAGTGAAGATATTGGAGGGGGAGCTCAGCAGGATCGTCGGTCAG GAGCCCAAGAGTAATGGTGATCATTCAAAGGTGCATATATGCACTTCTCCCTGCATGATTCAAGAGCATCAGGAGACCCTGAAACGACTATCTGAAGTCTGGCAGAAGGTCTCTGAACAGGATGATCTAATAAAGGAACTTCGAAATAAGCTAGCCTGCAGTAACGCTTTG GTTCTGGAGCGTGAAGAGGCTTTGATAAAATTACAAGCAGACTTTGCTTCCTATATAGCCACCCACCGACATCCCTCTAGCTCCTCAGAAGATTGTGAAGACATCAAAAAG ATACTGAAGCACCTGCAGGAGCAGAAAGACAGCCAGTGCTTGCATGTGGAGGAGTGCCAGAACCTCGTGAAGGATTTGCGCACAGAGCTAGAAGCCGTGTCGGAACAGAAGAAAAGCATCATGGAGG ACATGTTGAAGCTGGAGCTGGACCTGCACAGGCTGCGGGAAGAGACATCTGCCCGCTTGGAGAGGAAGGACAAGGAGGTCGTCATCCTGCAACAGCGACTGCAGGAGCTGCAGGTGCAGTTCACTGAGACCCAGAAGCTCGGTTTGAAGAAAGACAAG CTCCTCCAGGAGAAAGATGAGATGCTGCAGGAGCTAGAGAAGGACCTGGCGCAGGTTAAGAACACCCTCGTAAAAAAGGAGATGGAGTTGGAGAAGCAGCAATGCATGACAAGAGAACTCGAAGTTGCCATCCAGGAGGAGAGACGGGATAAGTGCAAGGCCGAGTATGGGCACCTGGGAGCTGAAATCAAAAAGCTGAAGGACTGTCTCGAAGATGCCAAACAGCAGCACAGGCTGGCTG CTCAGCAAGCAGCCCAATATAAAGAAGAAGCCATTCTGGCAAAGGGTAACCTGGAGGATTGCCATAGGAAACTGCAAAGCTGCATTTGCCTGGAGAAGCAGAAGGCAGAGACCATCCAGGAGCTCCGGAGAGAACTTCAGAAGCTGCAGAAGGATTCCCTAATGGCAGAGGAGGAACTCGCGCCCAGCAG GAAACGGATAGAGGAGCTGACATCAGAATTATCTGAGTTCTCCAGAAAGCTTGaaatttcagagaaggaaaagaggcagcTTCAGAAGACAGTGACTGAGCAGGATGTAAAACTGAATGACCTTCTAGATCGTATAAATCACATTCAACACCAG AACAGGAAGCAAGCCTCCTCCAAATGCAGTCTAGAAGAACAGCTTCAGGAGGAAACCAGGTTGCTGGAGGAGAAACAGGAGCAGCTGAAAAAGAGTAAAGAGCAGGAGAAGCTACTGCAGCAAGAGCTCGAGATATTCcgacaggaaggaaaaaagaaagaaaagatg TCAAAGGAGAATTTGAGAAAGTTGGAGGAGGAAAATGATAATCTCAAATCACAGTTAAAGCAATGTTCTGCGCAACTGGATTCCTCTCTCTGCAAACAAAACAGCACCCAGCAAATCAACCAGGAGCTGACTCGTAAG ATAATCCTTCAGAAGGAGACCATGGCGAGTCTGCAGATTCAGCTGGACAAGGCTGCGGCGAAAGAGAAGCAATACCTCCAGACCACGGTCAGTAAAGATGTCTATGAGGAGGTATGCCGGAAGTCAGCCTCCTGCCAAGACGACCTAACACAGGCCCTGGATAAG CTCAGTCATTCGACCTCAGAGACAAAGAGTCTTCACCAAATTCTGACACAGGCCCAAGACAGGAAGATTCAGCTGGAAGAGGAAGTCATTGCTTACGAGGAGAGGATGAAAAAGCTGAATGTGGAGTTAAAAAAACTGCAGGGCTTCCAGCAGCAGAGTGAGCTAGAG GTGCAGGCCTTCGACAAAAAGCTGGAGGACATGAGCAACCAGGTGCTGCAGTGGCAGAAGCAGCACCAGCGGGACCTCGAGGTGCTGGCCGCTAAAGAGGAGCAGCTCAGGGCGTTCCGGGAGGAAATGCGCGCCCTGAAAGAGAGCCTCCTCGCGGACGGGACGGAG TCCTGTTGCCTGTCCCAGCGGTCTGCACCTAAAGACACCTGCAGGCTGCACCGAGAGAACGATCAGATTATGTCCAACATGGAGCAATGGGCAAAAGAGCAGAA GATCGCCAATGAGAAACTAGGAAACAAACTCCGTGAACAGGTCAAATATATCACCAAGCTGACTGGTGAAAAGGA ccacCTCCACAATGTAATGGTCCATCtgcaaaaggaaaacaagaaactaAAGAATGAAATAGAGGAGAAGAAGCTGAAAGCTGGGCCCTCAAGGGTATGTACCAAAGCCCTATGGCCAAGCAAAACAGACCCCACATCAAGGGGGAAAGTGTATGGCACCTTGGACTGGAGAGGGATAACCCAAGATGTGAGCCGAAGAATGGACATCACCAAGTCTGTCGGGATGCCCCACTGCTCAG TCTCAGGAATCCACTTCCGGGTCATTGCCAAGAAACGCTTTTGTACCTCTAGAAAAAGAATCAGTTATCATCTGAGGAAGAGATGGTGA